The Myripristis murdjan chromosome 6, fMyrMur1.1, whole genome shotgun sequence sequence TGCGGCTGACGGAGTCCGAGCTCGTCACCATGtcgactctccagtccagctccttcagctggGGGAGCgagactgaacacacacacacacacacgttcacagaGTTACCTCACATACAGGGCCACAGTCTCAATCAGACAGCTTGTGATTTTACATAGAACTCACTCACTTTGGTTACTGAGAGCTTCGGTTCTCCACGTTggactgaaaaataaagatcaGACGTCACGTCACATCACACTCGGGTCATTTGTGCGGCTCTAAAACCGACCAATAGGAAGGAGCGTGGCGTGCAGGAAACTGACCCGTGCTCCAGCAGGATCTTGGTGAGCAGGTTCTTCAGGCTGGAGTGGAAGGACTCGGGGAAGAGAGCGAGGATCTGCTCCGGAGAGCTCAGGTTGTGGAAGAGCACGTGgtgagacaggaagtggagggaCTGGACGAGCTGCAGGAGAGACACAGCAGCTCCGCCTCAGCAACAACGACTAATGCTGCTGAACTAATAATCtgtcacatttcaaaataaaatgtctacGACCAACAGCAgtggttcagtttttttttttttttttttacaaacctCATACATTTCAGACAAGGCAAATTTGTTTtgttagaggtgtgtgtgtgtatgtgtgtgtgtgtgtgtgtgtgtgtgtgtgtgtgtgtaacagaatCTGTGCAGAAGCAGAAATATCAGGTTCAAGCTCTCACCACAGCTCTGCTCTGCGGTTTGCTCTGGATTCAGTGGAACAGGCTTATGAGGATacacttccctctctctctctctctctctcacacacacacacacacacacaccgtaccTGTGCTGCCTGGGCAGGGGAGATGCTCAGGGTTGCTGCGGTGGTCTCGGCCAGCCGGCGGCTCGGGGCCCGGTGGCTCTGGACACACACCTCCCTTACAGCATCTTTAGATGGagcctgaggacacacacacacacacacacacacacacacacaaccatcagccatatttcacacaaacaggaacTTGAGTGTGATACTACTGCCTCACTGTGAAACCTGATtaaattttcttttgttgttaaAAACACTCAAATATGCAAAGACGACAAACTTGAAAACAGGTAATTATGTGTAAACATCTGCACAGTTAAAGCAATGAGCTGGGTTCAAAACAAAGAGGCTCTGTGAGAAATGCAAAACTAattcaaaacaaatacagaaataaagaaacaaatcaACTAGCattagaaaaagagaaaagtgttCCTCCACTGTCACCGAGGAGAGGTTTTATCATCTATATTTGTAGTTTGCAAGGATTTGTGAAATGGATTTGTAAATACAGGAGttaaaatagacacacacacacacacacacacacacactcttcggTCAAAACTCTGGGTAGCGACTCCTACGACACAGAGTCTGAGTTTCGTGTGGAAACTGCGAGGTAAAGGCGGATTAGCGGGGCGATACCTTCAGAAGAAGCTGCAAGGAGGAGAAATGTTCGCTGGAAACAGAGGCCGCCATGATGACATGTGACGTCACGTGCTTGTCATGTGACCCCCACACCGCTGCTCATGGGAAACGAAGTCCTACTGACACACAGCTCAGATGaaccagtttattttattttattttattttattttatttgtgtccaCGTGGGGATGTTGGGTTGCTGCTGCTAAATTGTGACAGAATAcagcaaaatacaaataaaattattattattacagcaaagaaaaataaaatatgaacaaaaaatagAGTAAGGGGGGTGATAAATGTAACATATCCAGCAAATAAATTATGCTCGCATAATAGATCAATATTTGACAGcatgacaaacaaacaatcatacatttaaaataataacaacgtGCTGAGAGACAGTCTCTccattattttatcattattgtttatattttaaagACTTTAATGCAGAATATCGATCTTGGAGAGTAGCCATATCAATAAGCCCCCtattaataaatcataaatcaataaactGCCATATTAATGCACTATATAATGATAAACACTTATCTAAACAGCTGtaagtaataacaataataataataggaaCCTATAATAATTAACCTTATAcggttgctgttgttgttattgttgttgttattatcattaaaattcCAGAGTATAACATTATTATAGACACTGTTAAATGAATGTTCTGACAAaaccgttaaaaaaaaaaaaaacaacttaaaaataaatgctaTAGAAGACCCCATAGTAATCCTATAACAAGACCCTAAAAACATAGAGACTTACAACTactaataaataacaataaagtcaatattaatattaatacagtCTGTAATGCTGTACACCCTCATAAGACCCTCTGGTAATTAATAAAGCCTATAATAACAAATTGCTGAACATCATAAACCCTGACGGCAGACTCGGACACCTTGTGATGCCCCATCCGGCGCGTCCCGGTGGCTGCAGGCGGCGGGGCGGAGCGGCGCagtccggtgtgtgtgtgtgtgtgtatgtgtgtgtttgcgggggAAGCAGCCTGTCAGCCCGGATAGAGCTTGTCGAAACCCTGGCGGGTCCGCTGCTCCCTCtcggtcggtcggtcggtcggtGTTCCCCCCTCCTCTGCCCGGTGCGCCCCGCTGGTGAGGAAGATGTCCGTGTCCGGGATGAAGAAGCAGTTCCACAAAGCCAATCAGGTACCGGCGGGACAAACGGGGACAAGCCGAGGTTGTGTTGGGGTTTGCAGGTGAAAGATCCGGAGAGTCTGTCCTCTCTACTGCGACACACCGGGCCTGCTCTTATCATATCAGTCCCATATATCTCTGTTGTCCTGTGCTTATTTACCTATTTATCAATCTAACTATCCGTTATTACTACCGATAGTAGTGATCGGCTAGTATTAGTAGTTGTGGTGGTATTACAAGTACtattaggtttttattttattttattttattatttgtttagtgTCTCCTCTTTCCCCTTTATTCCCCTTCGTGAGACATTTTCCTCCTGTCACGTTTTCTTCATTGACTTACCTgcttgaagtttttttttttttttttttttaaacaaaacaaaacaaaacaaaaaaacaaagcagaagtaAATTAAAGGTTGACAATTTAGCGACCAAAATATGTTGGTGCAGATATACAATATTAGCAGGAAGAAGGAAACAAGGgaagaaaatgtatttccaaCTGTTTTTTGCCCCCCAGTATAAAAAAATAGGCTACATTTAGTGTTACTAATATGTGTTATCCATTTtgaattgcatttgttttctgttattgTTCACTTTACTCTTGATAGAATGACTTATAATGGCTTAAATGTGGTACAGAGGGACGTAAAAACTTATG is a genomic window containing:
- the commd9 gene encoding COMM domain-containing protein 9, with amino-acid sequence MAASVSSEHFSSLQLLLKAPSKDAVREVCVQSHRAPSRRLAETTAATLSISPAQAAQLVQSLHFLSHHVLFHNLSSPEQILALFPESFHSSLKNLLTKILLEHGPTWRTEALSNQISLPQLKELDWRVDMVTSSDSVSRMAVPTCLVQIKMEESGPAAGECVSSMMVELSRESLDTILDGLGRIRDQLSVVAGK